In bacterium (Candidatus Blackallbacteria) CG13_big_fil_rev_8_21_14_2_50_49_14, a genomic segment contains:
- a CDS encoding serine hydroxymethyltransferase (catalyzes the reaction of glycine with 5,10-methylenetetrahydrofolate to form L-serine and tetrahydrofolate), with the protein MQTEWLHLIAQTDPELSATIEREWQRQEDHLELIASENFASPAVMLAQGSCLTNKYAEGLPGKRYYGGCEFVDQAEELARERAKRLFGAEHANVQPHSGASANLAVMLATLKPGDKILGMNLSHGGHLTHGSPVNISGLYFESHFYGVDPETGRIDYEELRQKALEVRPAMIIAGASAYARTIDFEAFRRIADEVEAYLLADIAHIAGLVVAGLHPSPIPYAHFVTTTTHKTLRGPRGGMILCSSDWAAKIDKAVFPGLQGGPLMHVIAAKAVAFHEALQPNFKTYQQQILNNAQALALALIGRGLKLVSDGTDNHLMMLDLRPLDKTGKEMELALGQVGITVNKNTVPNDPKSPFVTSGLRIGTPAVTTRGMQEAQMQEIGECIADILLNSQDAEVCAQVQARVAALCRQFPVYANVQPQ; encoded by the coding sequence ATGCAGACTGAATGGCTTCATTTGATCGCTCAAACCGATCCTGAACTTTCGGCAACGATTGAACGTGAATGGCAACGTCAGGAAGATCACCTTGAGCTGATTGCCTCTGAAAATTTTGCCAGCCCCGCTGTGATGCTCGCACAGGGCAGTTGTCTTACCAATAAATACGCCGAGGGTTTGCCAGGCAAACGCTATTATGGTGGCTGTGAGTTTGTCGATCAGGCCGAAGAACTGGCCCGTGAGCGTGCCAAGCGCTTGTTTGGCGCAGAGCATGCCAATGTCCAACCCCACTCCGGTGCCAGTGCCAATCTGGCGGTCATGCTGGCCACCCTCAAACCCGGTGATAAAATTTTGGGCATGAATCTCTCCCATGGGGGACATTTGACCCATGGCAGCCCTGTAAATATTTCAGGGCTTTATTTTGAATCCCATTTTTATGGGGTGGATCCTGAAACCGGTCGGATTGATTATGAGGAACTGCGCCAAAAGGCTCTGGAAGTTAGGCCTGCCATGATCATTGCCGGGGCCAGTGCCTATGCCCGCACGATTGATTTTGAAGCGTTTCGTCGGATTGCGGATGAGGTTGAAGCTTATTTACTCGCAGATATCGCCCATATTGCCGGTTTGGTGGTGGCCGGTTTGCATCCCAGCCCGATTCCCTATGCCCATTTTGTCACGACAACCACCCATAAGACCCTGCGTGGGCCACGGGGGGGCATGATTCTCTGCTCTTCAGATTGGGCAGCTAAAATTGACAAGGCTGTTTTTCCGGGCTTACAGGGGGGGCCTCTGATGCATGTGATTGCTGCCAAAGCAGTGGCTTTTCATGAAGCGCTGCAACCGAATTTTAAAACCTATCAGCAGCAGATTCTCAACAATGCCCAGGCTTTGGCGCTGGCGCTAATTGGACGGGGTTTAAAGCTGGTTTCAGACGGAACAGATAACCATCTCATGATGCTGGATTTGCGTCCCCTGGACAAAACCGGTAAAGAAATGGAATTGGCTTTGGGACAGGTGGGAATTACCGTGAATAAGAACACCGTACCCAATGACCCCAAAAGTCCCTTTGTGACCAGTGGCTTGCGGATTGGCACACCAGCCGTGACAACCCGAGGCATGCAGGAAGCCCAAATGCAGGAAATTGGAGAATGTATCGCAGATATTCTGCTGAATAGCCAGGATGCTGAAGTTTGTGCCCAGGTTCAGGCCCGTGTGGCTGCACTTTGCCGTCAATTCCCGGTCTATGCGAACGTTCAACCTCAATAG
- the rpiB gene encoding ribose 5-phosphate isomerase B, giving the protein MKIVLGSDHAGFELKQHLVTVLQQAGHETYDVGAFSSASVDYPDSAAQVAARLASGQAERGIVVCGSGIGISIAVNKMPGIRAALCNEPVSARLSREHNDANVLALGARLTTPMMAEEILKVWLETPFEGGRHQGRIDKITALEQAHAD; this is encoded by the coding sequence ATGAAAATAGTACTCGGTTCTGATCATGCGGGTTTTGAACTCAAACAGCATCTTGTAACTGTTCTTCAGCAAGCCGGCCATGAGACCTATGATGTGGGGGCTTTTTCAAGCGCTTCAGTGGATTATCCCGACAGTGCAGCCCAGGTGGCTGCACGACTGGCTTCTGGCCAGGCTGAGCGAGGGATTGTGGTCTGTGGTTCTGGCATTGGCATTAGCATCGCAGTTAATAAAATGCCTGGCATTCGTGCGGCGCTTTGCAATGAGCCCGTTTCAGCCCGCTTATCGCGTGAACACAATGATGCCAATGTTTTGGCCTTGGGGGCGCGTTTAACCACTCCCATGATGGCTGAAGAAATTTTGAAGGTTTGGTTGGAAACGCCCTTTGAAGGGGGCCGTCACCAAGGCCGGATTGATAAAATTACCGCACTGGAGCAGGCCCATGCAGACTGA